One genomic segment of Deltaproteobacteria bacterium CG11_big_fil_rev_8_21_14_0_20_42_23 includes these proteins:
- the ispE gene encoding 4-(cytidine 5'-diphospho)-2-C-methyl-D-erythritol kinase, with amino-acid sequence MKKISVSAPAKINTILRVVALRPDFYHELEMVMVKLKLADLITIHDHPETTAITFSCDSIQNEGMNAHNNLVVKAAKLLQETYQVKRGASIHLEKNIPVAAGLGGGSSDAASTLKALNCLWDLKLDANALAKHGESLGADVPFFCHESPAAYVHGIGEKIQPIDCFPKLFLLLVNPGIEVSTAWVYKECDKLFFPGGPGTKKQKRTLEKQSDKDDFQLTGKNAGVRRGAPFAARSEVLCGLTNDLEEVTRAKYLEISEMKEFFLKFGADAALMSGSGPTVFGVFKTRELSVQAEKQLPSSWKGFVTETL; translated from the coding sequence ATGAAAAAAATCAGCGTGAGCGCTCCCGCAAAAATTAATACTATCCTTCGCGTTGTGGCTTTGCGGCCAGATTTTTACCATGAACTTGAAATGGTGATGGTGAAGTTGAAGCTCGCCGATCTTATCACCATCCACGATCACCCCGAAACCACCGCAATCACTTTTTCCTGCGATTCCATCCAAAACGAAGGCATGAATGCCCATAATAATTTGGTGGTGAAGGCTGCCAAGTTGCTGCAAGAGACGTATCAGGTAAAGCGAGGGGCATCGATTCACCTTGAGAAAAACATTCCCGTCGCCGCTGGTTTGGGGGGAGGCTCTAGTGATGCGGCATCCACCCTTAAGGCCCTCAATTGCCTTTGGGATTTGAAGCTGGATGCAAATGCTTTGGCCAAACATGGAGAAAGCTTGGGGGCTGATGTTCCATTTTTTTGCCACGAAAGCCCGGCTGCTTACGTTCATGGGATTGGTGAAAAAATTCAGCCAATCGATTGTTTTCCTAAGCTTTTTTTGCTTCTGGTGAATCCAGGTATCGAGGTCTCAACAGCCTGGGTTTATAAAGAATGTGATAAGCTTTTTTTCCCGGGTGGCCCGGGGACCAAAAAGCAGAAAAGAACACTGGAAAAACAGTCAGATAAGGATGATTTCCAATTGACAGGTAAAAATGCTGGTGTTAGGAGGGGTGCGCCTTTTGCTGCGCGCAGTGAGGTGCTGTGTGGTTTGACGAACGATCTTGAAGAAGTCACCCGAGCAAAGTATTTAGAAATATCTGAAATGAAAGAGTTTTTTCTTAAGTTTGGAGCAGACGCAGCGTTGATGTCTGGAAGTGGTCCGACCGTTTTTGGAGTCTTTAAAACACGAGAACTTTCAGTACAAGCAGAGAAGCAATTGCCATCGTCTTGGAAGGGGTTTGTCACCGAGACGCTCTGA
- a CDS encoding septation protein SpoVG produces MQITKVQVFPVQEDAVKAYVTVTFEDCLVIRDLKIIEKKDRLFVSMPSRKRRDGSYRDTVHPINDELRSYLTQSILKAYYDEKR; encoded by the coding sequence ATGCAAATAACAAAGGTTCAGGTTTTTCCCGTTCAAGAAGACGCGGTAAAGGCTTACGTGACAGTGACATTTGAGGATTGCCTTGTTATTCGAGACCTCAAAATCATTGAAAAGAAAGACCGGTTATTTGTTTCAATGCCATCACGTAAAAGAAGAGATGGCAGTTATCGTGATACCGTTCATCCTATAAACGATGAACTCAGGTCTTATCTTACGCAAAGTATTTTAAAGGCCTATTACGACGAGAAAAGATAA